The genomic segment NNNNNNNNNNNNNNNNNNNNNNNNNNNNNNNNNNNNNNNNNNNNNNNNNNNNNNNNNNNNNNNNNNNNNNNNNNNNNNNNNNNNNNNNNNNNNNNNNNNNNNNNNNNNNNNNNNNNNNNNNNNNNNNNNNNNNNNNNNNNNNNNNNNNNNNNNNNNNNNNNNNNNNNNNNNNNNNNNNNNNNNNNNNNNNNNNNNNNNNNNNNNNNNNNNNNNNNNNNNNNNNNNNNNNNNNNNNNNNNNNNNNNNNNNNNNNNNNNNNNNNNNNNNNNNNNNNNNNNNNNNNNNNNNNNNNNNNNNNNNNNNNNNNNNNNNNNNNNNNNNNNNNNNNNNNNNNNNNNNNNNNNNNNNNNNNNNNNNNNNNNNNNNNNNNNNNNNNNNNNNNNNNNNNNNNNNNNNNNNNNNNNNNNNNNNNNNNNNNNNNNNNNNNNNNNNNNNNNNNNNNNNNNNNTACAATCAATGCAAAAGATGCTATGCGATTCTTTTTCATACGTTTTTCCCCCATTCGTTCAGTAAACATTCAGTAAACGTATCCGCCTCAAATATCGGCAGAACTAATCCGGAACTTTAAAAATTAACTTTTATAGCTTCACTTTATTTCGATAGATGGGTGATTCTTAGAGGGCGGTACAACACCGCATTATTACTAAATACCGCTTGATATATACCTGATAATTTAGGGCTTTGTCAAGCAGAAGATTACCGGCAGGAAATGACTGCCGGCTTTTCCGAGATTCCTGAAACTGCTCGTAATTTATTATTACCGATTGTTATCATCTTTTCCTCTAAAAAAAGCCGGCAAGCGAGTGCCTACCGGCAAAGTACCGCCGCCCCCTCTTTTTCAAGAGCAAGCAGGCGGTTATATTACGATTCCAAGTCTTTACTTCTTTTGCGCGGTTTCGATAGTCCCCTCTTCAATAACATAACCCAATACCGGATTTGAAGTACCATTGCCGTAAACATTTCCATTTTCTGTTCCGGAACTAGAACTTCCTGTTTTACCTTCGGTCAACTTTCCATCCGTTTTCTTTTTCCAGACACCGACATTAACCTTATTACCTGCCGCATAGGTATCGTACGCCTTTGGGGTTGGCACAACCGAAACTTCCCACTTGCCGGTGTAGTAATCGTTTTTAGCTCCTGCTTCCAATACTGCACCGTCTTTTAAATACGCAAGTTTCGGAACGCCTCCCCCCTGCATAAAGTAACCTATGTAGGGAATCGGTTTACCGTTTATATCATTTGCAACATCGATGGTAAGGCGGCTGCCCGTCAGCGAGTACGAATCAACAATGTATTCCGTAAATGTGCCGCTGTAGGAAGCAGAATAGGCATAAGCCAAATCGCCGGAACTGGTTGTATAAGCCAAATGGATACCTCCACTCCTATCAACTGCTAACTGAACATCCTGCCCGCCTGAAAAATTAACTGAATCATTATCAGTCCATGCGGTTGTAACATCAAGAGCAGTCTTATACTTCAGTTTGAGTTGTCTGGGAGCCGCATCGTAATAGGCAAGAACTACGGCTTTATCACTGGTAGCAGTTCCTGCAGCATTAAACTCCGATACTACTCCCAAAGCCACGAAAGGCGTACTGCCATTTACAATTATTTGGTAGTTTCCTGAATTAGAATCTTTCGGATTTGCCAGCGGAGTAGATATATTCACAATTTTATTCTTCGTTCTAAACCGCAATTGCTTCTTCAGTAAATCATAATACGCTATGTAGACATTCTGACCGGCTGCTATAGCAGGAGACTGAATACGGTTTTTATTGATATTGCCATCGCCAAGACCGATACTTTCAAACGCTATACCACCCCAACCTTTATAATTTGCATCCGTATGATCATAGGATCCACTGGGATTTACTTCAAAGAAGGTTGCAAGACTGCATGTGTCAGGATTAAGGCTTGTATTTACGTCAGTACCGGAAGCAATACCATAGCTGGTACCGTCCGGACCGTATGCAAATCCGACATTCTGATATAAGTCCCAGTTTTTTTGGAAAATAGTATAGCTTTTTGAGCTACTTGCCATACTGAACCAAGAGGTACCATTTGCAAAGGCAAAACCTATTCTACCGTTATTTTCAGCATCGGGATGTATCTTCATCATCGGATACGTAACGGATGCATCCTTTGATTTTACCGCCTCGCTGTTAAACTGCCACACATCCAAGTACACATCATCGGTAAGCCTATCGTTGTTTGCGGTTTTTACTCCCTTGTTATACGGCTTGTCGTTGTTATTTGTATTGTTGATTGCGGCAATAGTACCTACCGTCGCCGTCAGCGCACCGCTTTTTGCATTAGCAGAAAGCGTCAATTTCCATGAGGAACCGTCTGCACTAAGAGTTCCACAGCTAACGCCTCCAACCGTACAAGCAGCTCCGGTAAGATTAAACCCATGTACTTTTATCGTTTCGCCGTCTTTAACGGGATAGCGTCCCAATGCCGTACGTGCATAGAGATCGGGAGCATTACCACCGAGGTCGGAAAGAGCAGTGGTGAGACCGGAAACATACGGTACGACGTCGACCCGCCGCGTTGCGGATACGGCATGTGAAGTTTCCGTAGATTCATCTTTTACCTTTATCGCAATGGTTTTATCAAGGCCGACGCCGCCGCTTATCTTTGCGGTGTTCCAGTCAAGCTTCCACTTAACGGTATGACCGGTTTCTACACTCAAGTCATTCGAGACAATACTGAAATGCCATCCGTTTGTATCAAAGTCCCCTATATCTGAGAACGAACCCGACGTATAAGTCGCAAGCTTCGTTTCCGCTCCTTCAGCTGCTCCGTCTATGCCGGTAAACGTAAAGCCGTCGATTTTTGCCCAAATCTCCTTGATAACCTGGTCATCATGGGCAGTTCCCGTAATACTTATTTTGCCGGAAACTTTATCGTCCATATCCATAAGGCCGCTTGTCTGGTTAAAAACGGTTGTATTTAAATCGGTTCCTATTTCGATATGTCCGTTATCGCTGCTATTGCCGTACAGGCTGTTTTCCGTTTTTGAAACCCACTTAAACGGATCTATCACGTTTGTAGGTGCAATTCTGTCCTTCGTATCAACGATAACATCAAGTTCCAGTTCCGCCTTCCATGTATTGGTACCGACTGATAAACCGGCCGCGGAATCCCAGAGTGTCAAAAGCAGCTTACGCTTTTTGGGATTAGTCGTATTAAGATCATCGCTTTGACCTATTTTAGTAAAAGCAGCCGCATCCAGCGTAATGACGCCTGCCGATAATTCGGTTAATCCGTGTACATCCTGACCGTTTGTTAAACATTTTAGCGTATACTTTTTAGTTCCGTTCCCGCCGGATATATCCACTTTAATGTGTGATGTCGCATTTTTAAACCTAAAGGCATCCGCATCGGCTTTACCGTGCCAATCGTATTTTTCGCTGTCGATACCGTTAGGTTTGTCGGCATCATAGGTCAGAGCCAAGGTTTTGGTTTCAACCGTAGAACCGACATTCTCAATAGAACCATTCCTGTTGATATCCGTCCCTAGTTCTACACCGGTGATTTTTAACAGATTTTTCTTCAGTTTTACATCTACTTCAATGGGAGCGTGCTCATTATTTGCACGGTCAATCGGAGTAATGATGATTTTTCCTTTACCGTCGGCAAAGCTGCCTACATCGATCACGCCTTTCCATGTTACAAAGTTGACATCGCCGTTCCCGACATCAGTTTGCACGCCGCTCGGCGACTCTAATGTAATTTCGGTTGTAGAAGCGTTGTTATAGTTTACTTTGACCTTTTCAACTCCCGCGCCTACGTCGTATGCGGCTCCGAATACGCCAACCTTGCCGCTGCCATCCGGCCGCAAATATTCAATAGGGCTGTAGATAAGATAACCCTTTGTGGGATGTGCCGGAGCGGAGTAAAGCGTAACCTTGCCGATACTTCTGTCGAAGCCGGTAATTGCAATATCCTCGCCGGAAGCAAAAAACTTCGTTGACGTGTTGATATTTGTTTTTCCTATCAATGCAGGGTCGGTAAATGAAGTCTCGCTCACCTGTATGGTACCCGACGAAGCTATTTTTGTACCGAAGGCAGCCGTAGGAGTGCTATTATCATACTTCAACGAGAATGAAGCTTGAGCAGTTAAGCCGTCTATCTCCCCCTGCTTTTTAGCCTTTATGGTAACATTAACGGTAAATCCATTATTGCTTCCGGGATTTGTCGTCGTTTTTAACGGAATATGCATTTTATAATTTTTGGCAGTAGTAGTGGACGGCACCGAACTTTGCGTAAACCACGCCTTACCTGAATTGTTAATATTTGAACCGGTTATTTGACTATCATCTTTCAATGTAATAGTCGATGCTCCGAAGTAGCTGCCCGATATATCAATTTGTTCTATACCGGCATCATGCGCCAAATCCGCACATAGATACAAATTATCGCCCTTTATCCACATATTCGAAACATAGTCCTGATTTTCAGCATCAAAACCGGAAGGAATAGCCGTACCAATTTTAGCTTCGGTTGCAACTTTCATACCGGTAATGGTCGGCGCCGCTTTATCGACGACAATTTTTACCGGCTCTGTCCACTGTCCCGGCTCAGGCGTCGGTTTATTATTCTTACCGCGCAATCTAAACCAAATAGTTCGTTGTGTGCCGGTTGAAGGCTCAAATTCTTTATTTCCGTTGATTTCCACAGACCAATACGGGTTTCCGGCCAAATATGAGGTTAACTGCTTCCCATCGGGACTAGGACACCAGTTGATTGTGCCGAACGTAGCATTTTGATTAAAATCCGGATTGCCGCTGCCGTCTTTCTTATCGGTAATTTGAATCCACACGGAACCGACCGTTCCCGCCGCAGGATTGGGTACGCTGACTGTTCCCGAAATACGGATCGTACCGCCTAAAACTTGATTCGCGTCAGGCGATAATACGGTAATTTCCGGGATATCTCCGTTCGGGTCTACTCTTATTGTTTTGGTGATAATAGCGGTATTGCCTTTTTGCGTACTTTCCCCTGCCTTATCTTCCACTAAAAAGAAGACCGGGATGTCATATAGTTCCACGCCCGCTGCGAGTCCCTCTACCTTTTTACCGAGTGCTTGAGCTTTTGCTTTTTGGGTAATATTATCGGTGCCGGTAAAAGGGATATCCCATGAATCACCCGATAAATCAAGCGGTTTCCATGCCGAAGACGTTTCGGCAGGTTTTACCGTTATATCGCCGGAATTTTGCTTACCGGCAATATATTTTATGCTTTTTACACCGCTGGGCGTATCGACAGCCGAACCGCGCATAGTAAAATCACCGCTTTGGCTTCTCGACAAATTGGGGCTTAGTATTTCCACCACCGGCGCCTTTTTATCGACGGTAAAATCGGTACTGTCTGCATCGGTAGCACCTGAACCTGCTTTAACTAAAAAGTATATTTTATGTTCGCCGTCGGCAAGACCGCTTATATCGATTGTAGCCTTATATTTCGGATCGCTCGGGTTGGGAGTAGCCTTTGTCAGCTTCTTTGTAGTGTCGGGACTTGCGGCATTCACTTCCGCATCTATATTGTAATACACTTCCCCCGTTGAATCTATGCCGGTAANNNNNNNNNNNNNNNNNNNNNNNNNNNNNNNNNNNNNNNNNNNNNNNNNNNNNNNNNNNNNNNNNNNNNNNNNNNNNNNNNNNNNNNNNNNNNNNNNNNNNNNNNNNNNNNNNNNNNNNNNNNNNNNNNNNNNNNNNNNNNNNNNNNNNNNNNNNNNNNNNNNNNNNNNNNNNNNNNNNNNNNNNNNNNNNNNNNNNNNNNNNNNNNNNNNNNNNNNNNNNNNNNNNNNNNNNNNNNNNNNNNNNNNNNNNNNNNNNNNNNNNNNNNNNNNNNNNNNNNNNNNNNNNNNNNNNNNNNNNNNNNNNNNNNNNNNNNNNNNNNNNNNNNNNNNNNNNNNNNNNNNNNNNNNNNNNNNNNNNNNNNNNNNNNNNNNNNNNNNNNNNNNNNNNNNNNNNNNNNNNNNNNNNNNNNNNNNNNNNNNNNNNNNNNNNNNNNNNNNNNNNNNNNNNNNNNNNNNNNNNNNNNNNNNNNNNNNNNNNNNNNNNNNNNNNNNNNNNNNNNNNNNNNNNNNNNNNNNNNNNNNNNNNNNNNNNNNNNNNNNNNNNNNNNNNNNNNNNNNNNNNNNNNNNNNNNNNNNNNNNNNNNNNNNNNNNNNNNNNNNNNNNNNNNNNNNNNNNNNNNNNNNNNNNNNNNNNNNNNNNNNNNNNNNNNNNNNNNNNNNNNNNNNNNNNNNNNNNNNNNNNNNNNNNNNNNNNNNNNNNNNNNNNNNNNNNNNNNNNNNNNNNNNNNNNNNNNNNNNNNNNNNNNNNNNNNNNNNNNNNNNNNNNNNNNNNNNNNNNNNNNNNNNNNNNNNNNNNNNNNNNNNNNNNNNNNNNNNNNNNNNNNNNNNNNNNNNNNNNNNNNNNNNNNNNNNNNNNNNNNNNNNNNNNNNNNNNNNNNNNNNNNNNNNNNNNNNNNNNNNNNNNNNNNNNNNNNNNNNNNNNNNNNNNNNNNNNNNNNNNNNNNNNNNNNNNNNNNNNNNNNNNNNNNNNNNNNNNNNNNNNNNNNNNNNNNNNNNNNNNNNNNNNNNNNNNNNNNNNNNNNNNNNNNNNNNNNNNNNNNNNNNNNNNNNNNNNNNNNNNNNNNNNNNNNNNNNNNNNNNNNNNNNNNNNNNNNNNNNNNNNNNNNNNNNNNNNNNNNNNNNNNNNNNNNNNNNNNNNNNNNNNNNNNNNNNNNNNNNNNNNNNNNNNNNNNNNNNNNNNNNNNNNNNNNNNNNNNNNNNNNNNNNNNNNNNNNNNNNNACGGTGATTGATTCGATGCCGTCGTCATCGCTTGCCGTCCCCTTTAACACAAAGGAACCGCGTATCGGCGTCTCCCCCGCATCAGGGTACGTAATTTCCCCTTCCGGCGGGACAATATCTATTTGGCCGCCTAAACCGATATTCGGCCTACAGGTAAAGCCTGTAATAGCCGCTAATACAATCAGTACAAAAGATACTGCACGTTTCATCTTTTTCATAAGCCTTTTTTCTCCACTCCATGTAGCAAGCGTTTTTAATACACAGACGTGCTGTTAAAAACGCATTTCTATATTGCTCCTGCGGCGACGCATCTATGCCACAACAGTGTTTTTTACCGTCGTGCGTTCCCGTCAAATCAGTAATGGCATGATCGGCATAACTTTCTGTTATCCCGCTTCCCGTATCGGCAGCAATAGCGCAAAACTTTAATGTTGCTAGTTGA from the Treponema vincentii F0403 genome contains:
- a CDS encoding Ig-like domain-containing protein; its protein translation is MKKMKRAVSFVLIVLAAITGFTCRPNIGLGGQIDIVPPEGEITYPDAGETPIRGSFVLKGTASDDDGIESITV